The nucleotide window GGGGATGACGACGTCGAGGACGCGGCCGAGCGCGCGTCGTCCACCTCCGCGGCCGCCCCTTCGCGTCGCAGGAAGCTCTCCACGGCCTCCGCCACGGCGCGGCGGACGTCGGCGATGCTGGCGTACGACGAGGCCGAGGCCGGCACGGCGAGCAGCCACACCGAGTCTGCGAAGTTGAGGCAGCACGCGCCGCCGGCGATGGCGAGCATGGCGGCGTCGTGAGCGCCGGCCGTGACGTCCGCGGTGTCGAAGGTGCCGAGCCAGAGCCTGCAGCCGCGCCGCCCCGGCACGCGCACCTCGCAGACCCACCGCCCGGCGTTGCCCCGGCGCCGGACGCCGCGGAACACCGGGTGCCGCGTCTCCCGGAACTTGGTGCGCCCCGCGGGGCGCTTCGGCGGCGACGTCCACACTGTCTGGTGGTGCTCCAGCGAGGTGGAGGAGGCCGAGGGCGAGCTGCACGGCGAGCCGGACTCGGCGCACGTCTCCTTCTTGATTGGGCACATCTTGGCTAGCTCGATTTTCCTTCGCTTCAAGGTGGTGTTGATCTGCGTTGCTGCTGCAGTGCTGCTTGAACTTTGTCTTGGGTGTTTTTTGCGATGCGGATGGTGGGATTTGCGGGCGCatatttagcttttttttttatttttaacatttttttaaactaattttaaatctatcactgtttttttttcttcaaaactaacatttttggtcGCGTCTATTTTTCTGGCGCGGCGAAACACCTGTGCCGCGCCATACATGGTAGCGCGTCAAGGGGATGACATGACGACGACCGAGACGACGACCGGTGACATGGCACTGTGACGCGACACTGACGCGCCGCCAATCTTGACGCGACACtgacgcgccatagcccacggtatatgatatgcacgattacttataatctttatgatcgttagttcatggagcctacgtatttaaagaaactacattTGTTACTATCTGTGAGGCTTTTTGATAAcaaacggggcaccacctagctgagacatgtcgaTCTCGTCCTGCTGCCAATCGTTCCACTGGTGGTGCTGTATGCGAAAGCCCGGAGGGTTGTTGTCATtgttgtcatcgtcgtcctcgccgtcctcgtttgcagggtccttcccagcgctatgatgtggtggtataCATAGTGCGAAAGCGACATCTGTCACCGGCTAAGAAGATCCGGCTAGTGTCCTCAAAGAGctagaagacgtgccacccgaccgcgctggGTAATCGGGTTCCACCCAAAGAGTATCCATGCAGCTCAATTTCTAagctagcttcctacagctccgcttcaccttctgcataaatagatgttaaagttagtgcatttcctaaacgcatatacactaaaaaaACATTTTCGGAACAcataagtttatgtttacctccacaaaacccccgagaacgcctggcccctgtcctctagactcgtgaagctgaAACGctacttcgttggacagccttgacaattatgtcgcctaggtacagaaacacggttggacagttttagtacacatatttAATACCAAATGAATAACAAATTATACTATttgagtatcttaccacgtatctttaaagcggggctctctgtagttgtgtgtcgtccctagtggcaacgtcatatacatcttcgatcacatcttcctcgtcgtcctcgtcaatcgcctcctcagtgtacgagagcttgatatgtgtcctcatagaTCTGTGAAgctgaaagatcctaatggctagagggagagtgaatagcctatttaaaaaattctacaacaatacttaacaaatcggttagacaattatgaggtaaagcgagtgttgcactagcctactaaaaatgcaagccatctaccacaattctagtttatatagtttctatccacacagtagctatgacactacactaagttagtgtgctctcaaaaggctaactaaagagacacactaaccaaactaacaaactctcacaactagctacactaaagagcttgacaactagtttacggtaatgtaaaaagagtgagcaatttgtttataccgccgtgtcgaaggagccaatcaatcacaaaaataaataccaataaagaccagtCACATCGAAATTAATTGATAaatacaataattttttaccgaggttcacttacttaccagcaagctactcctcgttgtggcgattcactcacttggaggttcatgagctaattggcatcacatgtcaaaccctcaatagggtgccgcacaat belongs to Miscanthus floridulus cultivar M001 chromosome 4, ASM1932011v1, whole genome shotgun sequence and includes:
- the LOC136548835 gene encoding dehydration-responsive element-binding protein 1A-like; protein product: MCPIKKETCAESGSPCSSPSASSTSLEHHQTVWTSPPKRPAGRTKFRETRHPVFRGVRRRGNAGRWVCEVRVPGRRGCRLWLGTFDTADVTAGAHDAAMLAIAGGACCLNFADSVWLLAVPASASSYASIADVRRAVAEAVESFLRREGAAAEVDDARSAASSTSSSPASDDDEAEESSSATEDSPAFELDVFNDMSWDLYNASLAQAMLMEPPPTVTTAFCDDVMVEVGDFSSIIMVLDYSHTYIRFLQWLVVHRLFVQLVSSPV